The nucleotide window GCCGTGATCGACCCGCGATTGCAGGGCCAGATGACCTTGTTGGAGGTGCTGGAGGAGTATCTGTTGGTCGAACTGCGTACCCGTTATCAGGAAGGCAATATCGATCCACATTTCATCGGCACCCTGCTGGACACGGTGCTGCAACGGATGATCGACGATAAGCCGCTGGCGCCTGACCCGGAATACGACGTGGCATTCCGTTGGCCTGGAGGGCCCGACATGGGGTTTTCGGCCGAGCGTCAGGACGTCATTGTCCAGGTGTTGGAATCCGCAGCCAGGGGGGGAATCAATCATTACAAGGACTACCTGCGTCGTCATTGGCGCATGACAAACGGCGACGTCTCGCTCGAGGGCGTGGTCCAACGCAAGCTCAATGAACACATGGCGGCCATTGACAGGGTTTTTCAGCTCGACCAGTTGGCGGGTCTGGATGTCGATGAACTGCGGGAGCGCATCGAAAAGCTCCAGGACGCCTGGCGTCGCATGAGTGAATCAAGCGCGCTGGCCACAGTGCGGGAGCGCCGGGATCTCGAGGCGTTGGCACGCTTGCAACTGCCTCATTGGCTGCGGGTGTTGGATGAGCCTGGGCGAGCATCGCTACAGTTGCTTCAGGAGCGGACTCAGCAGGCGCAGGCGCGGGTCGATGAGCTGCTCGATGGCCTGGGCTCAATACGAGCCTTCGCCAGGCAACAGGCCAAGGCGCATGTCCGGCATGAACTGGACATGGACGTCGAGCCGGACCGCGTTCGGGTGACGTTGCAATGGAGAACGGTGGTTGACCAGCCCATCCAGCGTCACAGTCTGAGCGACCTGGTGGCGGCAGGGCCGGTAAGGGCCGATGCCGTGTCGGTGCTGTTGGTGGAAAATGGCGCGATGCTGCGCAATCAGCCCCTTGCATCGGCTTTCGTCAGCCGGTTGTTGGCGGACGTGGATGCGCCCGCGGGGTACTTGCAGGCGCTGACCGATCGATATGAACGGGCGGATCTGAAGCGCGCCATGTTCGACTGGCTCGTGGCCCGACTGCGGCAAAGTGCATTCGTGGCACGTTGCGCGGGGCATCTGAAGGCGGTCAATCATGACGCTGTCAAAACCCTGTGGGAGGGCGAGGCATCGACATTGCCCGCCAACCGGCTGCATGTCACCGGTCTGGCATTGCCCAACGGCTTGCGATGCGCCGATCTGTTGCTGTTTTTTCGCGAGGACATGCAGGGCGACCTGTTGCTGTATGCCCCCGCCAAGCCGGATGGCCAGGAGTGGATCGAGCTGCCATCGCTGTGGGCGGTGAGCATGGAAATAGGCGCATGGACCCGAACCGAGGCTGGGCGCGAATACCTGGCGCAGCAACTGTCCCCCGATGATCGCGAGATAGCCCGGGAATACTTCGCCCGCGTGGTGGACAAGCCGGTTACATGGAACTCGGGCAAGGATCTCAGGGGAGGAGTGACAGGATTCAGGGCATGCCTGGAAGACGCCGTGGCCATAGGGTTGGCCAATAACCTGGCGCAGGTGCAGTTGGACGAGTCGCCTCGCTGGTACTGCGCGTTGCCGCTTGATTCCCGTCGAAACATCAGCAGTTTGAGCCAGGAGCTCCTGGTGCATCAGCGGGCGTTCAACGAGCAGCTTGCGGACTTCGAAGTCTTCGTGGACTTCGCCAGGCGCACCGTCGCCCAGGCGATCTCGCCTTACCTGCGCAGCAGGGGCGTGCTTGAGCCGGTCGATCCCGGGACCATCCTCATCGATTACCGCCCGGGGCTCGCGGGACGTGACACGAAGACTACGAGCCTGCTGGATCTGGTCATCCATGGCTACGACGACAATTCGGGTATCGACGACCCCCGCAAAGGCGTGCGCTCCTCTGTCGGGCATGACCTGGGGCAGGTCCGCAGTGCCGAGCTGGCGTTCTATATCCGTCGGGCCTATGTGGGCGAGCGCTACGGGAGGGAGACCCGCGCCAGATTCCTCGACGTCGATTCACCCGCCTATATCAAGCGTCGCAATACCTACCGCCACATGCTGCTGATCCGAATGGACCGTGATCTGCGCATCGCGAAGGGTAAGGGCTTGTTGAACGATTCGGAATTCTGGTGGCTCACCCGACAAGTCACCCTGCTGGGTGAAGCGGCGTCTTCGGGCGGTGCGGAGTATCCCGGGGCGGTGGTGAGACGTGAGGGCGTGGTCAGGTTTACCGTCGATGGGCACGTCGTGTTGGGTGTTTACGTTTTCACCTACTTCGATCCCAAGCGTTCGTCCTGGCTGTATACGCCCGATGCACCGGACGGTGTCATATTCCGCCAGTACCGTGATTTTGCCGGCAGGGTCGCCGCGCAGCTGCATGACTACGTGCTGGGGCGCGTGGCCCTTACCGCCAGGGGGGCGGTAAGACGCTCGCTGGCGGCCCTGGCAACGGGGAGTGCGGGCGTCGATACATTGCGCGAGCTCAATCGGGTCATCGACATCCGCGCCGGGTTCGATGCCTATATCGAGCGCAGTGTCACCGATGTGGAGGATGTCACCACCAGCCGTACCGAAGTGATCGAGAGCCAGGTCCTCAAGGGCCTGCTCTTTGCGTCGGCCCCGGTCTCTATGGTGTATCCCCCCTTTGTTCTGCTGCTGGATATCGTCTTTATGACTGTCAGTTCCGGACAGGCCATCGAAGCCCATGTCCAAGGCGACACTGAACGGGCGCTGTGGCATTGGCTGGACGCGGCCTGGGGAGCGTTGTTCGCCACGTTGGGGTTGCAGATGGTGGGCGCTGCCAGAAGTCTGAAGCAGGTGCTGAAACCTGTGTCATTGTCCTCCCGGCGCTTGAGGCATGCAGCCTCCGTGTCAGCCAGAGAGAGCGATCCGCCCCTGCGGCCCGTACGCTTCAAGTCCCATCAGGCTATCAAGGAGGTGCCTGCAAACCTGGTGGAGGTGACTGAGGAGGGCAATTTCAAGGGCACCTGGCGTAGCCCGTCCAGTGCGTCGCAGCCGCAGGACAGCTACTTCATCAAGCGTGGGGGCAGGTATTACCAGGTGAAGAAAGATCCCTTTTTTGATGGTCTGCGCCTGGTGGATGCCAGGAATCCCGGGGCGTTTTATCAGGAGCCCCTGCGCAGGATGTCGAATGGCAAGTGGGTCTACGATAAGCCGGGCTTGCTGGGTGGAAACGGCGAGGTGGCCTACCTTGGGCGAGTGGATGACTTGCGGACGGCGTTTCCTGGTCATGTCTTCCCGGATGTCTCAAGGGGAGCGTTGCAGGGCGAGGCGGTAGTGGCGAGGTTCAGCGAGGCGGTGGCGGACAATTATCTGTTCTCCCTGAACGCGCAGACCTGCGTGATCGCTTCGCTGTACAACCCGACCACCGGAATGGGGGCTGTCATTCACTTCGATCACAATATCCGCGCGCTGATCGAACGCTGTCTGCGGGACATAACGCAGCGCCTGGGCGGCGTGACGCAGGATATCCGTGCCATCCTGGTGGGTGGGGATTGGCTGACAGGCACTGACATCGGCGGGCGGGTCAGGTCGGCGATGCGGCGTCAGGGCCTGCAACCCACGTGGGATCACTGGTCGTACTCTTCCTGTTTTGGCAATACCTATGGTGTCGCGCTGGACCTGCGCAATGGCGTGACTTCGGTATTCAAGACATCGCGCGACCAGGTCGAACGCTACTACATACCGGTGCTGGCGCGAGCGAAAAAGAGTGCCGATCCGGTGTCGGCGCGAGCACGGGGGTTCATGAGGCGCCTGCGCAACGAGCCCCTGGTCGCCAATCCCAGCGGTGCCATCAGCACTGCGCAGGGGAGGCCGGTGACTTCCGCGCAGATCGAAGCGCAGGCTTTCTCGACGGTGCTGCTGAGCTGATCGGTCGGCAGGCAAAAAAAAACCCCGGCCAAAGGACCGGGGTCTTTTTTACATCACCTGTGACATCAAGCCTCGTGGGCCAGCTTGTGTTCCAGGTAATGGATGTTGACGCCGCCTTCGCAGAAGCCTTTGTCACGTACCAGATCGCGGTGCAGCGGGATGTTGGTCTTGATCCCGTCCACCACGATTTCTTCCAGCGCATTGCGCATGCGCGCCATGGCTTCGTCGCGGGTCGCCCCGTAGGTGATCAGCTTGCCGATCAACGAATCGTAGTTCGGCGGAACGGCATAACCGCTGTACAGGTGCGAGTCGACGCGAACGCCATTGCCGCCCGGTGCATGGAAGTGCTTGACCGTGCCTGGGCTCGGCATGAAGGTTTTCGGGTCTTCGGCGTTGATCCGGCATTCCAGCGCGTGACCGCGGATGACTACGTCATCCTGGGTGAACGACAGCTTGTTGCCGGCGGCGATGCTGAGCATCTCCTTGACGATGTCGATACCGGTGACCATTTCCGAAACCGGGTGCTCCACCTGAACACGGGTGTTCATTTCGATGAAGTAGAAGCGACCGTTCTCGTACAGGAACTCGAAGGTACCGGCGCCGCGGTAGCCGATGTCGATGCAGGCCTTGACGCAACGCGCCAGGACTTCCTGGCGGGCCTTCTCGTCGATGCCCGGTGCCGGCGCTTCTTCTAGGACCTTCTGGTGACGACGTTGCAGCGAGCAATCGCGGTCGCCCAGGTGGATGGCCTGGCCCTGGCCGTCGGACAGCACCTGGACTTCGACGTGGCGTGGGTTGGTCAGGAACTTTTCCAGGTAGACCATCGGGTTGCCGAACGCCGCGCCTGCTTCGGAGCGGGTCAGTTTTGCCGAGGAAATCAGGTCTTCTTCCTTGTGTACTACGCGCATGCCACGACCACCGCCGCCGCCAGCGGCCTTGATGATCACCGGGTAACCGACTTCGCGACCAATGCGCAGAGCGGTTTCTTCGTCTTCAGGCAGCGGGCCGTCGGAACCCGGAACGGTCGGTACGCCGGCTGCGATCATGGCGTGCTTGGCCGACACCTTGTCGCCCATCAGGCGGATGGTTTCGGCTTTCGGACCGATGAAGGCAAAACCGGAATTCTCGACCTGTTCGGCAAAGTCGGCGTTTTCCGCCAGGAACCCGTAGCCTGGGTGAATGGCGGTGGCGCCGGTCACTTCGGCAGCGGCAATGATCGCCGGGATGTGCAGGTAGGAGTGCGCGGCAGAAGCCGGGCCGATGCAGACGGATTCGTCCGCCAGGCCCAGGTGCATCAGCTCTTTGTCGGCCTTGGAGTAAACGGCGACGGTCTTGATGCCCATCTCTTTGCAGGCACGCAGGATCCGCAGAGCGATCTCACCGCGGTTCGCGATCAGGACTTTTTCCAGCTTCGCAGTCATCAAAGGCTCTCCGCGGTTCAAACGATGGTGAACAGCGGTTGGTCGTACTCAACCGGCTGGCCGTCTTCAACGAGGATGGACTCGATCACACCGCTGGTTTCAGCTTCGATGTGGTTCATCATCTTCATGGCTTCGACGATGCACAGGGTGTCGCCTTTCTTCACGGTCTGGCCCACTTCGACGAAGGACGGCGAGGTTGGCGAAGACTTGCGATAGAAGGTGCCTACCATTGGCGAGCGAGCGACAGTGCCGTTGAGCGCTGGAGCGGCGGCAGCGGCTGGAGCAGCGGCAGCAGCAACAGGTGCGGCTGGCGCTGGCGCGGCGGCCGGAGCCTGCATCGGTGCCGGGGCGTAGAACTGCTGGGCTGGAGTCTTGCTGTGGCGGCTGATGCGTACGGACTCTTCGCCTTCCTTGATCTCGAGCTCGTCGATGCCGGACTCTTCCAGCAATTCGATCAGTTTCTTAACTTTACGGATATCCATGAATCATCAACTCCCAAGGGTCGGTCAGGGGCGTTTAACGCTTGTTGTTCAAGCTGTTGCCTGTTTTTCAAGCTGCTCTAGGGCGGCCTCCAGGGCCAGTCGGTAACCGCTGGCGCCAAGGCCGCAGATCACTCCCACCGCTACATCGGAGAAGTAGGAGTGATGGCGGAAAGGTTCGCGTTTGTGCACGTTGGACAAATGCACTTCGATGAATGGGATGCTCACCGCCAGCAGCGCGTCACGTAATGCGACACTTGTATGCGTAAAAGCTGCTGGATTGATCAAAATGAAGTCCACGCCTTCGCCACGGGCGGCGTGGATGCGGTCGATCAATTCATATTCGGCGTTGCTTTGCAGGTAGAGCAGATGATGGCCGCCGGCGCGGGCCCGCTGCTCCAGGTCCTGGTTGATCTGGGCCAGTGTCACCGCCCCATAGACGCCCGGTTCACGGGTGCCCAGCAGGTTCAGGTTGGGTCCGTGCAGGACCAAGAGGGTCGCCATCTGCTGTTCCTTGTTATCTGTGAGCAGGTATCAGAACCCGGCGACTATGCCGCAAACCCTTAATGACTGTCCAGTTCTCGGCAATAGCCAGCACGATGAGCGATGTTTGCGAAAAATTTGTGACCATGGTCTGGGATCCGGTCACCACTCCTTCACGGATCACGCTGAACCCTGTGGGAGTGAGTCTGCTCGCGATGACGACGGTACATTCAACATCAATGCAAGCTGACCCACCGCCATCGCGAGCAGGCTCGCTCCCACAGGGATTGGTGGTAGGCGTGGAGGGTGTGTCCACCCGTGGCCCGGGT belongs to Pseudomonas sp. B21-028 and includes:
- a CDS encoding dermonecrotic toxin domain-containing protein, which gives rise to MDNTAEGQSKANGAGSVSSPQAETAQAVLERLARWKAVIDPRLQGQMTLLEVLEEYLLVELRTRYQEGNIDPHFIGTLLDTVLQRMIDDKPLAPDPEYDVAFRWPGGPDMGFSAERQDVIVQVLESAARGGINHYKDYLRRHWRMTNGDVSLEGVVQRKLNEHMAAIDRVFQLDQLAGLDVDELRERIEKLQDAWRRMSESSALATVRERRDLEALARLQLPHWLRVLDEPGRASLQLLQERTQQAQARVDELLDGLGSIRAFARQQAKAHVRHELDMDVEPDRVRVTLQWRTVVDQPIQRHSLSDLVAAGPVRADAVSVLLVENGAMLRNQPLASAFVSRLLADVDAPAGYLQALTDRYERADLKRAMFDWLVARLRQSAFVARCAGHLKAVNHDAVKTLWEGEASTLPANRLHVTGLALPNGLRCADLLLFFREDMQGDLLLYAPAKPDGQEWIELPSLWAVSMEIGAWTRTEAGREYLAQQLSPDDREIAREYFARVVDKPVTWNSGKDLRGGVTGFRACLEDAVAIGLANNLAQVQLDESPRWYCALPLDSRRNISSLSQELLVHQRAFNEQLADFEVFVDFARRTVAQAISPYLRSRGVLEPVDPGTILIDYRPGLAGRDTKTTSLLDLVIHGYDDNSGIDDPRKGVRSSVGHDLGQVRSAELAFYIRRAYVGERYGRETRARFLDVDSPAYIKRRNTYRHMLLIRMDRDLRIAKGKGLLNDSEFWWLTRQVTLLGEAASSGGAEYPGAVVRREGVVRFTVDGHVVLGVYVFTYFDPKRSSWLYTPDAPDGVIFRQYRDFAGRVAAQLHDYVLGRVALTARGAVRRSLAALATGSAGVDTLRELNRVIDIRAGFDAYIERSVTDVEDVTTSRTEVIESQVLKGLLFASAPVSMVYPPFVLLLDIVFMTVSSGQAIEAHVQGDTERALWHWLDAAWGALFATLGLQMVGAARSLKQVLKPVSLSSRRLRHAASVSARESDPPLRPVRFKSHQAIKEVPANLVEVTEEGNFKGTWRSPSSASQPQDSYFIKRGGRYYQVKKDPFFDGLRLVDARNPGAFYQEPLRRMSNGKWVYDKPGLLGGNGEVAYLGRVDDLRTAFPGHVFPDVSRGALQGEAVVARFSEAVADNYLFSLNAQTCVIASLYNPTTGMGAVIHFDHNIRALIERCLRDITQRLGGVTQDIRAILVGGDWLTGTDIGGRVRSAMRRQGLQPTWDHWSYSSCFGNTYGVALDLRNGVTSVFKTSRDQVERYYIPVLARAKKSADPVSARARGFMRRLRNEPLVANPSGAISTAQGRPVTSAQIEAQAFSTVLLS
- the accC gene encoding acetyl-CoA carboxylase biotin carboxylase subunit, which produces MTAKLEKVLIANRGEIALRILRACKEMGIKTVAVYSKADKELMHLGLADESVCIGPASAAHSYLHIPAIIAAAEVTGATAIHPGYGFLAENADFAEQVENSGFAFIGPKAETIRLMGDKVSAKHAMIAAGVPTVPGSDGPLPEDEETALRIGREVGYPVIIKAAGGGGGRGMRVVHKEEDLISSAKLTRSEAGAAFGNPMVYLEKFLTNPRHVEVQVLSDGQGQAIHLGDRDCSLQRRHQKVLEEAPAPGIDEKARQEVLARCVKACIDIGYRGAGTFEFLYENGRFYFIEMNTRVQVEHPVSEMVTGIDIVKEMLSIAAGNKLSFTQDDVVIRGHALECRINAEDPKTFMPSPGTVKHFHAPGGNGVRVDSHLYSGYAVPPNYDSLIGKLITYGATRDEAMARMRNALEEIVVDGIKTNIPLHRDLVRDKGFCEGGVNIHYLEHKLAHEA
- the accB gene encoding acetyl-CoA carboxylase biotin carboxyl carrier protein encodes the protein MDIRKVKKLIELLEESGIDELEIKEGEESVRISRHSKTPAQQFYAPAPMQAPAAAPAPAAPVAAAAAPAAAAAPALNGTVARSPMVGTFYRKSSPTSPSFVEVGQTVKKGDTLCIVEAMKMMNHIEAETSGVIESILVEDGQPVEYDQPLFTIV
- the aroQ gene encoding type II 3-dehydroquinate dehydratase, coding for MATLLVLHGPNLNLLGTREPGVYGAVTLAQINQDLEQRARAGGHHLLYLQSNAEYELIDRIHAARGEGVDFILINPAAFTHTSVALRDALLAVSIPFIEVHLSNVHKREPFRHHSYFSDVAVGVICGLGASGYRLALEAALEQLEKQATA